DNA sequence from the Salvia splendens isolate huo1 chromosome 19, SspV2, whole genome shotgun sequence genome:
GAGAGACAAACCCTAGATGGAACTTCCCTCTCGAATACACGATTGAGGAGGCCTCTCTCCAGAATCCCGGATTGGTGGTTGGGGTGAAGCTCTACTGTGAGAGGACCCTGGGAGATAGGTATATCGGTGAGGTCAATATATCGGTCAAGGGTCTCTTTGACTACGGACCTAGGGTTGAAAATGTGCTGACCTACACCGTGGACGGGGCAGAGGGCGGGAAACTTAACATTTTGTATAATTTTGGAAACAAGTTTTTGGCGCCAAAGCTGTCGCTTGGGATGAAGGTGCTTGACGCCGGGCTCAAGGTGATGGTACAAGGGACGTTGTTCTT
Encoded proteins:
- the LOC121780130 gene encoding protein SRC2 homolog; this translates as MECRKFEIILVSANNLPDVRSFGRLKVYAEVSINGEPDTSMRTTVDTDGETNPRWNFPLEYTIEEASLQNPGLVVGVKLYCERTLGDRYIGEVNISVKGLFDYGPRVENVLTYTVDGAEGGKLNILYNFGNKFLAPKLSLGMKVLDAGLKVMVQGTLFFLTEDFKDL